The following proteins come from a genomic window of Rickettsiales bacterium:
- a CDS encoding PAS domain-containing protein: MASNEQRHTFRLLSYWNSIKENNKFPDLSEISLGEMEDLWDFCFVLDVSNRENPEFQHFGSELLQVFGEDYTGKHLEDAATHSVLADISKFIEEVWLMESPVSHCGEVTVEGSLLRYRSLLAPLSEHEDGQIHYLIGTTNFRSY, from the coding sequence ATGGCCTCTAATGAACAAAGACACACATTCCGACTGCTCTCCTATTGGAACAGCATTAAGGAAAATAATAAGTTTCCGGATCTTTCCGAAATCAGCCTCGGCGAGATGGAAGACTTGTGGGACTTTTGTTTCGTATTAGATGTGTCTAATCGCGAAAACCCTGAGTTCCAGCATTTCGGTTCCGAGCTTTTGCAAGTGTTTGGCGAGGATTATACAGGTAAGCATCTAGAAGATGCTGCTACGCACTCGGTATTAGCGGATATTTCGAAATTTATTGAAGAAGTATGGTTGATGGAATCTCCCGTGTCGCATTGCGGTGAAGTGACGGTGGAGGGTTCGTTGTTGCGTTACCGAAGCCTGCTCGCACCGCTTTCGGAGCATGAGGATGGGCAGATTCACTACCTTATTGGTACAACGAACTTTCGCTCATACTAA
- the mnmA gene encoding tRNA 2-thiouridine(34) synthase MnmA, translating into MNSLGIDKPVEKTRVVVAMSGGVDSSVAAAMLKAEGYEVIGITLQLYDYGAAVAKPGKTCCAGQDIHDARRVAEEIDIPHYVLNYEDKFKEAVMEDFVDSYLAGQTPIPCVRCNQSVKFKDLLQMARDLGADVMATGHYVQQEMTDSGKSFMLRGADDTKDQSYFLFATTQEQLDFLRFPLGDKTKAETRALAEQYGLQVSDKPDSQDICFVPTGGYAKVVEKLRPGASAPGAIIHIETGEVLGQHKGIIHYTVGQRRGLDIGGTQAPLYVVKLNADDKTVLVGPQDALLTQDIALKEVNWLGEDVPQEGKEVLVKLRSVGKPVSAKLQLIDDAGHAQITLTPPQMGTAPGQACVFYEGNRVLGGGWIKAA; encoded by the coding sequence ATGAACAGTCTTGGAATTGATAAACCCGTTGAAAAAACCCGCGTCGTTGTTGCGATGTCAGGTGGGGTGGATAGTTCTGTGGCAGCAGCGATGCTCAAGGCAGAAGGCTATGAGGTGATTGGGATTACCTTGCAGCTTTATGATTATGGCGCGGCGGTGGCAAAGCCAGGTAAGACCTGCTGTGCAGGGCAAGATATTCATGACGCACGCCGTGTGGCAGAGGAAATCGATATCCCGCATTATGTTTTGAATTATGAAGATAAATTCAAAGAAGCGGTGATGGAAGACTTCGTTGATTCCTATTTGGCGGGACAAACGCCGATTCCGTGTGTGCGCTGTAATCAATCCGTGAAATTTAAAGACTTGCTGCAAATGGCGCGAGATTTAGGCGCAGATGTGATGGCGACAGGCCATTACGTTCAGCAAGAAATGACCGATAGCGGAAAGTCTTTCATGTTACGCGGGGCGGATGATACCAAAGATCAAAGTTATTTCTTATTTGCGACCACGCAAGAGCAGCTCGACTTTCTACGTTTTCCTTTGGGAGATAAAACAAAGGCTGAGACCCGTGCTCTCGCGGAGCAATACGGCCTGCAAGTGTCAGATAAGCCAGACAGTCAGGATATCTGTTTCGTGCCGACAGGAGGCTATGCCAAGGTTGTTGAGAAGCTTCGTCCAGGCGCGAGTGCACCGGGGGCTATCATTCATATTGAAACGGGTGAAGTTTTGGGTCAGCACAAAGGAATCATCCATTATACAGTGGGGCAGCGTCGTGGTTTGGATATCGGTGGGACACAAGCCCCGCTTTATGTGGTGAAGCTAAATGCGGATGATAAAACTGTATTGGTCGGGCCGCAAGATGCTTTACTGACGCAGGATATCGCCTTGAAAGAGGTGAATTGGCTTGGCGAAGATGTGCCGCAAGAGGGTAAGGAAGTTTTGGTGAAATTGCGTTCGGTAGGTAAGCCCGTATCGGCGAAATTACAGCTTATCGATGATGCCGGTCATGCACAGATCACCCTAACGCCGCCTCAAATGGGAACGGCTCCAGGGCAGGCCTGTGTATTTTACGAAGGTAATCGTGTGCTTGGCGGTGGCTGGATTAAAGCTGCTTAA
- a CDS encoding adenylosuccinate synthase codes for MSNVVVIGSQWGDEGKGKIVDWLSERAQVVVRFQGGHNAGHTLVCDGVTYKLSLLPSGVVRGGKISIIGNGVVINPWALMDEMKRIRAQGISITPENLKIAENATLILPIHSKMDQASEAARGDGKIGTTGRGIGPAYEDKVARRALRICDLTNDEVMVQRITAMYKHHNALLEAFGIEPADLDEALKMLREIRDELLSYVAPTWMLIDQLHREGNHILFEGAQGTMLDVDHGTYPFVTSSNTTAGSAASGAGISVRQLDYILGITKAYTTRVGSGPFPTEQDNAVGQKLGEIGHEFGTVTGRKRRCGWFDAVMVRQACKIGGISGIALTKLDVMDTFEELKICIGYKYDGKIYDYLPAASDIQEAVEPIYETMPGWMGSTAGARSWVDLPARAVKYIRRVEELIECPVAMVSTSPDREDTILVRDPFAKR; via the coding sequence ATGTCTAATGTGGTAGTGATTGGCTCTCAGTGGGGCGATGAAGGTAAAGGTAAAATCGTTGACTGGCTTTCGGAGCGCGCGCAAGTCGTGGTACGCTTTCAAGGTGGACATAATGCAGGCCACACACTCGTTTGCGATGGCGTCACTTACAAACTAAGCCTACTTCCTTCCGGCGTCGTTCGTGGTGGTAAAATCAGCATCATCGGCAACGGTGTGGTGATCAACCCATGGGCCCTCATGGATGAAATGAAACGCATCCGCGCACAAGGCATCTCGATCACACCTGAGAACCTCAAAATCGCCGAAAATGCGACTCTGATTCTACCGATCCACAGCAAAATGGATCAAGCTTCTGAAGCCGCACGTGGCGATGGGAAAATCGGCACAACAGGCCGTGGCATCGGCCCTGCTTACGAAGACAAAGTAGCGCGCCGCGCATTGCGGATCTGTGACTTAACCAATGATGAGGTGATGGTTCAACGCATCACCGCCATGTATAAACACCATAATGCATTGCTTGAAGCCTTTGGCATTGAACCTGCTGACCTCGATGAAGCCCTCAAAATGCTCCGCGAAATCCGCGATGAGCTATTGAGTTATGTGGCACCAACTTGGATGCTGATTGACCAATTACACCGCGAAGGTAACCACATCCTGTTCGAAGGCGCACAAGGTACCATGCTTGATGTCGATCACGGCACCTACCCGTTCGTAACGTCATCGAATACCACAGCGGGCTCTGCTGCGAGTGGCGCAGGTATCAGTGTTCGCCAATTGGATTATATCCTCGGCATCACCAAAGCCTACACAACACGTGTTGGCAGCGGCCCCTTCCCAACGGAGCAAGATAACGCAGTCGGCCAAAAACTTGGCGAGATTGGCCACGAATTTGGCACGGTTACCGGTCGTAAACGTCGTTGCGGTTGGTTCGATGCAGTCATGGTTCGCCAAGCCTGTAAGATTGGCGGCATTAGCGGTATCGCCCTGACCAAACTTGATGTGATGGACACATTTGAAGAACTCAAAATCTGTATCGGCTATAAATATGATGGTAAGATTTATGATTATCTGCCAGCCGCCAGCGATATCCAAGAAGCGGTTGAGCCAATCTACGAAACGATGCCGGGCTGGATGGGCTCTACAGCAGGTGCTCGTAGCTGGGTAGACTTACCTGCACGTGCCGTAAAATACATCCGCCGCGTAGAAGAGTTGATTGAATGCCCCGTCGCTATGGTATCAACCAGCCCTGACCGTGAAGACACGATTTTGGTCCGCGATCCATTCGCAAAACGTTAA
- a CDS encoding penicillin-binding protein 1A, whose protein sequence is MQIRSRFLRVITWLLSLGFTGVIFGCLAVIGLFYMYSHDLPDPGKLAKYEPPIVTRLYANNGKLLAEYATEHRLYLPLGAMPKRLINAFLASEDKDFYRHDGVDFMSIARAIVTNINNYGQGRAMVGGSTITQQVVKNFLLTNERSFERKIKEAILAFRMDRIYTKDRILELYLNEIYLGLRSYGVAAAALNYFNKSLEELTIAEVAFLAGLPKGPANYNPNQNYERAMNRRSYVLKRMYANGFITAEEMKVADSSPITTRERDKSEVASADFFAEEVRRKLAEQYGQEVLYEGGLFVKTTVDPKTQKLADNALRKALSDYDRRHGWRGPIAHFPNFSEWKLRIEKLAEKTPVFDNQRLAMVKTVEDKQAILVMSEGKQGKLRLSEVKWARKYVSETIMGGAVKKVSDVLRVGDVVLIDPIFTTPEAPAEEPKETGAYKLLQIPKVNGALVAMDPHSGQVMAMSGGYSYQGSEFNRATQAKRQPGSAFKPFVYLAGIESGMTPATKLMDGPISIPQGPDRPDWKPQNYSGDFLGSVTMRMGLERSRNAMTVYLASLLGIERIQEIGKRFGIYDDLPPHYATVLGSQETTLMRLVNAYAILVNGGKKVEPQLIERIDDRYGNIVFRRDNRECKNCSYRDDIPPEMQKAPPELKDDRETVVDAASAYQTTYMLQGVVERGTARRAKALGMPLGGKTGTTNDSRDAWFIGFSSDLVVGLYIGFDQPKPLGPKETGSSVALPGFVNFMETALDKNTVRPFSMPEGIRLYKIDRWTGRPPYVGSPAKNIIYEAFKYYESPNHANRYGNETPYQSKSESPKDTAGEGYQPGIAATTPPTRPAASVKRGAGWDYSTQQPKSNRQRPPSGYVVPGNENPGAPARGHYYDEAPNYVERAQQLQRQREVRGSYDNGVTGGRYYDRQPVPVAPRAPQQGYGSRQPTRPPASAYGTGGLY, encoded by the coding sequence ATGCAGATTAGATCTCGATTTTTACGTGTTATAACATGGTTGCTATCGCTCGGGTTTACCGGGGTGATATTTGGCTGCTTGGCGGTGATTGGGCTGTTCTATATGTACAGTCATGATCTGCCGGATCCGGGGAAGCTAGCGAAATATGAGCCGCCGATTGTAACACGTCTGTATGCCAATAATGGTAAGTTGCTGGCTGAATATGCGACGGAGCATCGTCTCTATCTGCCGTTGGGCGCGATGCCGAAGCGTTTGATCAATGCATTCCTTGCGTCGGAAGATAAAGATTTTTACCGACATGATGGCGTTGATTTTATGAGTATCGCCCGTGCGATTGTCACCAATATCAATAATTACGGGCAGGGCCGTGCCATGGTAGGGGGCTCAACCATCACGCAGCAAGTGGTGAAGAACTTCCTCCTAACCAATGAACGTTCATTTGAACGTAAGATTAAGGAAGCGATCTTGGCGTTTCGTATGGATCGAATTTACACGAAAGACCGTATCCTTGAGCTTTATCTGAACGAAATTTACCTAGGGCTGCGTTCTTATGGTGTCGCGGCAGCGGCACTTAACTATTTTAACAAATCTCTCGAAGAGTTGACCATTGCCGAAGTGGCCTTCTTAGCCGGGCTTCCTAAAGGGCCAGCCAATTACAATCCGAATCAGAATTATGAGCGCGCGATGAATCGGCGTTCTTATGTATTAAAGCGCATGTATGCGAATGGATTTATCACCGCAGAAGAGATGAAGGTGGCCGATAGTTCTCCGATCACCACGCGAGAACGTGACAAGAGTGAAGTGGCCAGCGCTGACTTCTTTGCGGAGGAAGTGCGCCGTAAACTTGCCGAACAATATGGACAGGAAGTCTTATATGAAGGTGGCTTGTTCGTGAAAACGACGGTGGATCCGAAGACACAAAAACTAGCTGATAATGCGTTGCGTAAAGCGCTTTCTGATTATGATCGCCGTCATGGCTGGCGTGGGCCGATCGCGCATTTCCCCAATTTCTCGGAATGGAAGCTGCGGATCGAAAAGTTAGCGGAAAAAACACCGGTGTTCGATAATCAACGTTTGGCGATGGTCAAAACGGTCGAGGATAAGCAAGCGATATTGGTGATGTCTGAAGGCAAGCAGGGCAAGCTGAGGTTATCGGAAGTGAAATGGGCGCGCAAATATGTGAGCGAGACCATTATGGGGGGCGCGGTGAAGAAGGTGTCAGATGTGTTGCGTGTCGGAGATGTGGTACTGATAGATCCTATTTTCACGACACCCGAAGCCCCGGCGGAAGAGCCGAAAGAAACTGGTGCTTATAAGCTCCTACAGATACCGAAGGTTAATGGTGCTCTGGTTGCGATGGACCCACATTCAGGACAGGTGATGGCCATGTCTGGTGGCTACAGCTATCAGGGGTCAGAGTTTAACCGTGCGACGCAAGCGAAGCGTCAGCCCGGCTCTGCCTTTAAGCCGTTTGTTTATTTGGCTGGGATTGAATCCGGCATGACGCCTGCGACGAAATTGATGGATGGTCCGATCTCCATTCCACAAGGGCCGGATAGACCTGATTGGAAACCGCAAAACTATAGTGGCGACTTTTTGGGCAGTGTGACCATGCGTATGGGCTTAGAACGTTCGCGTAATGCGATGACGGTTTATTTGGCGAGTCTACTCGGCATTGAACGCATTCAGGAGATTGGTAAACGTTTCGGCATTTATGACGACCTGCCGCCACATTATGCCACGGTGTTAGGCTCGCAAGAAACGACTCTGATGAGACTCGTCAATGCTTATGCGATATTGGTCAATGGCGGTAAGAAGGTTGAGCCGCAGTTGATTGAGCGCATTGATGATCGTTATGGGAATATTGTTTTCCGGCGTGATAATCGTGAATGTAAGAATTGTTCCTACCGCGATGATATTCCGCCTGAAATGCAAAAAGCACCGCCGGAGCTTAAAGATGACCGTGAAACGGTGGTGGACGCTGCGTCTGCTTATCAAACTACCTATATGCTACAAGGCGTCGTTGAGCGCGGAACGGCACGACGTGCCAAAGCGCTGGGTATGCCTCTAGGCGGAAAAACTGGTACGACCAATGATAGTCGTGATGCATGGTTTATTGGTTTCTCTTCTGATCTGGTGGTCGGGCTTTACATTGGCTTTGACCAACCGAAGCCGCTAGGGCCCAAAGAAACGGGTAGCTCTGTTGCGTTGCCGGGGTTTGTCAATTTCATGGAAACGGCGTTGGATAAGAATACCGTGCGCCCATTCAGTATGCCTGAAGGGATTCGTCTTTATAAGATCGACCGTTGGACGGGCCGTCCGCCTTATGTGGGGAGTCCGGCGAAGAATATCATCTATGAGGCGTTCAAATATTACGAGAGCCCGAATCATGCGAATCGCTACGGTAATGAGACGCCTTATCAAAGTAAAAGTGAATCGCCGAAAGACACTGCGGGCGAAGGGTACCAGCCGGGTATTGCTGCGACTACACCGCCGACACGACCAGCAGCCTCTGTTAAGCGAGGTGCCGGGTGGGATTATTCTACGCAGCAGCCGAAGTCTAACCGCCAGCGACCACCGTCAGGCTATGTGGTGCCCGGGAATGAAAATCCAGGCGCCCCTGCGCGTGGGCACTATTACGACGAAGCGCCAAATTATGTGGAACGTGCGCAGCAGCTGCAACGTCAACGCGAGGTTCGCGGTTCTTACGATAATGGAGTGACAGGTGGGCGTTATTATGACCGCCAGCCTGTACCCGTCGCACCACGGGCGCCGCAGCAAGGATATGGCTCACGTCAACCAACACGTCCGCCAGCATCGGCTTACGGAACAGGAGGGCTCTACTAA
- the prfB gene encoding peptide chain release factor 2 (programmed frameshift) produces MKAETTALIEQIQQSQQLLRRYLDWDAAVAQLEALNEQAEDPDLWNDQARAQKLLKERTHLDNMVNGTLKLEQELEDHVTMIELGEMEGDEATVKESEVALLALAKKINRMELESLLSGEADANDCYIEIHPGAGGTESQDWAAMLFRMYQRWAEQKGYKTEIVEESAGDEAGIKSATLLVQGHNAYGWSKVESGVHRLVRISPFDSNARRHTSFASAWVYPVIDDTIEIEIEDKDLRIDTYRASGAGGQHINKTDSAIRITHLPTNIVVQCQSSRSQHQNRASAFKMLKARLYEEELRKREESAQEVNDSKSDIGWGNQIRSYVLHPYQMVKDLRTNVETGNTSAVLDGDLDEFMSAALAQRIGTGANSKAK; encoded by the exons ATGAAGGCCGAAACAACAGCATTAATCGAACAAATTCAGCAGTCACAGCAACTGCTGAGGAGGTACCTT GACTGGGACGCTGCCGTTGCCCAATTAGAGGCGCTGAACGAACAAGCCGAAGATCCCGACCTATGGAACGATCAAGCGCGCGCGCAGAAGCTTCTCAAAGAGCGTACCCATCTTGATAATATGGTGAATGGTACGCTCAAGCTTGAGCAGGAGCTTGAAGACCATGTCACAATGATCGAGCTTGGCGAGATGGAGGGCGATGAGGCGACGGTTAAGGAGTCAGAAGTTGCACTGCTAGCGCTTGCCAAGAAGATAAACCGTATGGAGCTAGAGAGCCTGCTTTCGGGCGAGGCAGATGCGAATGATTGCTATATCGAAATTCATCCTGGCGCAGGCGGTACTGAAAGCCAAGATTGGGCGGCAATGCTCTTCCGTATGTATCAGCGGTGGGCCGAACAAAAAGGCTATAAGACCGAGATTGTCGAAGAATCTGCGGGCGATGAGGCGGGGATTAAGTCTGCGACACTCCTCGTGCAGGGACATAATGCTTACGGTTGGTCAAAGGTTGAATCTGGTGTGCATCGTTTAGTGCGGATATCGCCTTTCGATAGCAACGCGCGCCGGCATACTAGTTTTGCCAGTGCGTGGGTTTATCCTGTGATTGACGATACGATTGAAATTGAGATTGAAGATAAAGATCTGCGTATTGATACCTATCGCGCTTCAGGTGCAGGCGGGCAGCATATTAATAAAACCGATAGTGCGATCCGTATTACTCACTTGCCGACCAATATCGTCGTGCAATGTCAGAGTTCGCGTTCTCAGCACCAAAATCGTGCCAGTGCGTTTAAGATGCTGAAAGCTCGCCTGTATGAGGAAGAGCTGCGTAAACGCGAGGAATCGGCCCAAGAAGTAAATGACAGTAAGAGCGATATTGGTTGGGGAAATCAGATCCGTTCGTATGTTTTGCATCCGTATCAAATGGTCAAGGATCTACGCACAAATGTGGAAACGGGCAACACCTCTGCTGTGCTTGATGGCGATTTAGACGAGTTTATGTCTGCCGCACTTGCGCAACGTATCGGAACGGGCGCAAATTCAAAAGCTAAATAG
- a CDS encoding N-acetylmuramoyl-L-alanine amidase: MSFAIKNFSLLLFLLVWVPFTSAALEVRDVHIKPTNNGEILTVELDEHVNHSVFALKNPDRLVVDLPAFKWKVDTQKVARVGSQFIKRIRYARFDENTSRVVLDMHEAVNFDEIRSNQNNKKQFRLTAKSGASPKRAEKARSKSAALWSRKNNKSRPPTVIVQDDNKSNKGELPTSKPRKPKVTDKPLIVIDAGHGGKDPGAHGRKTKEKVVTLRYARALRDQLKATGKYRVTLTRNRDKIIPLRERFRIARREKAAIFLSLHADSAPNKDARGLSIYTLSEKASDKEAAALATQENKVDLLADVDLTHEDEEVADILIDLARRETKNKSVKLAEKIVKKMKGKIKLLKNPHRHAGFAVLKAPDIPSVLVEIGFLTNPEDERLINQKEHQNKVVKGLQQGITNYFAAQR, translated from the coding sequence GTGAGTTTCGCAATCAAGAATTTTAGTCTCCTATTGTTTCTGCTGGTCTGGGTGCCATTTACCAGTGCTGCGCTGGAAGTGCGTGATGTGCATATTAAGCCAACAAATAACGGAGAAATCCTAACGGTTGAGCTTGATGAGCATGTGAATCATAGCGTTTTCGCTCTAAAGAACCCAGATAGGCTTGTGGTAGATTTACCAGCCTTTAAGTGGAAGGTGGATACACAAAAGGTGGCTCGTGTAGGGAGCCAGTTTATTAAACGCATCCGTTATGCGCGCTTTGATGAAAATACGTCACGTGTCGTGCTGGATATGCATGAAGCGGTGAATTTCGATGAAATTCGTTCGAATCAAAACAATAAGAAGCAATTTCGGCTAACCGCCAAGAGTGGTGCCTCACCGAAACGCGCTGAGAAGGCGCGCTCTAAGTCAGCGGCTCTGTGGTCACGAAAGAATAATAAAAGTCGTCCGCCGACGGTCATAGTGCAAGATGACAACAAGAGTAATAAGGGTGAATTGCCAACTTCAAAGCCGCGTAAGCCAAAAGTGACTGATAAACCGCTTATTGTGATTGATGCGGGGCATGGTGGCAAAGACCCCGGCGCACATGGTCGTAAAACCAAAGAGAAGGTGGTGACGCTGCGTTACGCGCGTGCCTTGCGAGATCAATTAAAGGCGACGGGCAAGTATCGTGTCACCTTAACCCGTAACCGCGATAAAATTATCCCGTTGCGCGAGCGTTTCCGTATCGCACGTCGTGAAAAGGCCGCGATATTTCTCTCGCTCCATGCAGATTCAGCGCCGAATAAGGATGCGCGCGGACTTTCGATTTATACCTTATCGGAAAAAGCATCAGATAAAGAAGCGGCGGCTCTTGCGACGCAGGAAAACAAAGTGGATTTGCTAGCCGATGTTGACCTGACGCACGAAGATGAAGAGGTGGCTGACATCCTGATTGACTTGGCACGTCGTGAAACAAAGAATAAATCGGTCAAATTGGCAGAAAAGATCGTCAAAAAGATGAAGGGCAAGATTAAGTTACTAAAAAACCCTCACCGTCATGCTGGCTTTGCGGTATTGAAAGCACCTGATATCCCGTCTGTGTTGGTGGAGATTGGCTTCCTGACTAACCCTGAAGACGAACGGCTTATCAATCAAAAGGAACATCAGAATAAAGTGGTGAAGGGATTGCAACAAGGCATCACAAACTATTTTGCAGCGCAGCGCTGA
- a CDS encoding ATP phosphoribosyltransferase regulatory subunit has product MQTSSSLLPSGFADLLSPDAWRERRLRNTVLERFRNFGYEEVSPPLLEFEDSLLEKTKLNRQTFRVMDTKSQRMMGLRADMTPQIARIAASRMDNEALPLRLCYAGTCLRIKGDGLDKSRQVIQAGIECIGAKSDSSLIEILRCAQETLSAIEVNDLSLDLTLPGLLTTLLKELPAKKRETTRRAVEQKDRHTIMAINHPVAEALLTLIDGVSLGTFEELAPQFPIFAMSWVKQVRAIAAAFPNLSLTLDPLEESGFGYYDSIAFSIFSTSLGCEIGRGGRYIAHEGLPAYGFTLYLTPLLRNSKIADESPRCLVLEGANEKIAYDLREKGWHTVYSTARTAAEATQEAKEHKCKHLLEKENLSDV; this is encoded by the coding sequence ATGCAAACATCTTCTAGCCTCCTACCCTCCGGTTTTGCTGATTTATTATCCCCTGACGCGTGGCGTGAGCGGAGGCTTCGCAACACCGTTTTGGAACGTTTCCGCAATTTCGGATATGAGGAAGTTTCGCCTCCCCTACTTGAGTTTGAAGACAGCTTGCTTGAAAAAACGAAATTAAACCGCCAAACCTTTCGCGTGATGGATACTAAGAGCCAACGTATGATGGGATTGCGCGCAGATATGACGCCGCAAATCGCTCGCATCGCCGCCAGCCGGATGGATAATGAAGCGCTCCCACTACGCCTATGCTATGCGGGTACTTGCCTGCGTATTAAAGGAGATGGGCTCGACAAATCTCGTCAAGTTATTCAAGCCGGCATTGAGTGCATTGGCGCAAAAAGCGATAGCTCATTGATTGAGATATTACGCTGCGCACAAGAGACGCTGAGTGCCATTGAGGTCAATGATCTTTCTTTAGACCTCACCTTGCCCGGTCTTTTAACAACGCTTCTCAAAGAACTGCCCGCTAAGAAACGTGAAACAACACGACGCGCCGTTGAGCAGAAAGATCGCCACACGATCATGGCCATCAACCATCCGGTTGCTGAAGCGCTACTAACCTTGATAGATGGCGTAAGCTTGGGCACATTTGAAGAACTTGCCCCTCAATTTCCTATTTTCGCCATGTCATGGGTTAAGCAAGTTCGCGCCATTGCAGCCGCCTTTCCGAACCTCTCCCTCACACTTGACCCACTCGAGGAAAGCGGTTTTGGCTATTACGATAGTATCGCTTTCTCCATTTTTTCGACGTCACTCGGTTGCGAAATTGGCCGTGGCGGGCGTTATATTGCGCATGAAGGCCTCCCCGCCTACGGCTTCACCCTTTATCTTACGCCCTTACTCCGAAATAGTAAAATAGCCGATGAATCCCCTCGTTGTTTAGTGCTTGAAGGCGCAAATGAAAAAATTGCGTATGATTTACGCGAAAAAGGCTGGCATACGGTTTATTCAACCGCTAGGACTGCGGCTGAAGCGACGCAAGAAGCAAAAGAACATAAGTGTAAACATCTTCTCGAAAAGGAAAACTTAAGCGATGTCTAA